In Cyclopterus lumpus isolate fCycLum1 chromosome 17, fCycLum1.pri, whole genome shotgun sequence, a genomic segment contains:
- the psmb11a gene encoding proteasome subunit beta type-11a, with protein MALEDICGFRDAPHSHSEDTDASFHMTDLCNFGSRRLKTSGTNLGIPLTFFTPTLPNSRPFHHRPANHSATVRRPFPLSHGTTTLGFIFQGGVIAAADTRASAGGLVACPAVHKITPIHSHLVITSSGSGADCMLWERILAREIRLYHLRHRRRLSICGTAKLLSLMLHPFKGTELCVALTLCGWDKEAGNADCAMSGPKLIYVCSDGARLQGDVFSVGSGSPYAYGVLDGGLRWGLSKEEAVSLAREAVFRATHRDAYSGNSVDLFHITAQGWSQRTREDLREEYYRDMKRREK; from the exons ATGGCTTTGGAAGATATCTGTGGCTTCAGAGACGCTCCTCACTCCCATTCCGAAGATACGGACGCATCTTTTCACATGACTGACTTGTGCAATTTTGGATCGAGGAGACTGAAAACATCTGGGACAAACTTGGGGATCCCACTGACGTTCTTCACGCCAACTTTGCCAAACTCTCGCCCTTTCCACCATCGACCGGCCAACCACTCGGCGACGGTTCGCAGGCCCTTCCCTCTGTCTCATGGAACAACGACCTTGGGTTTCATCTTCCAAGGTGGGGTCATTGCAGCTGCAGACACGCGGGCCAGTGCTGGTGGACTTGTCGCCTGTCCAGCCGTTCACAAGATCACCCCGATTCACTCCCACTTAGTCATCACCTCCTCTGGGAGCGGCGCGGACTGCATGCTGTGGGAGCGAATTCTGGCCAGAGAGATCCGACTCTACCACCTGCGGCACAGACGTCGCCTTTCCATATGCGGCACTGCCAAGCTCCTCTCTTTAATGCTGCACCCCTTTAAAGGTACTGAATTGTGCGTGGCTCTCACACTGTGTGGCTGGGATAAGGAGGCAGGTAACGCCGACTGTGCGATGAG CGGCCCAAAGCTGATATATGTGTGCAGCGATGGCGCCCGACTGCAGGGGGACGTCTTTTCCGTGGGCTCAGGCTCTCCTTATGCTTACGGAGTCCTGGATGGAGGACTGAGGTGGGGCCTGAGCAAAGAAGAGGCCGTCTCCTTGGCACGAGAAGCTGTGTTCAGAGCCACTCACAGGGACGCCTACTCTGGAAACAGCGTGGACCTCTTCCACATCACAGCCCAGGGGTGGAGCCAAAGAACGAGAGAGGACCTGAGAGAGGAATATTAcagagacatgaagaggagggagaag